The following coding sequences lie in one Musa acuminata AAA Group cultivar baxijiao chromosome BXJ3-1, Cavendish_Baxijiao_AAA, whole genome shotgun sequence genomic window:
- the LOC135628526 gene encoding uncharacterized protein LOC135628526, which yields MAMQMIESYKAGAEVYHGDHALCKKKSMQLLQELGLPKGLLPLEDVEEFGYHRASGFMWIVQKKKIEHTFKKIKQHVSYATEVTAFLEQRKMKKIIGVKTKELLLWLSVVEVFIDDPSSDKITFKTGTGLSDSFPVSAFDLEK from the coding sequence ATGGCGATGCAGATGATCGAGAGCTACAAGGCTGGGGCCGAGGTTTATCATGGAGATCATGCCCTCTGCAAAAAGAAATCCATGCAACTACTACAAGAACTGGGCCTTCCTAAAGGACTGCTACCCCTGGAGGACGTCGAGGAGTTCGGCTACCACCGCGCAAGTGGATTCATGTGGATCGtccagaagaagaagatagaaCACACATTCAAGAAGATCAAGCAGCATGTCTCCTATGCCACCGAGGTCACTGCCTTCTTGGAGCAACGCAAGATGAAGAAGATCATAGGTGTGAAGACTAAGGAGCTACTTCTCTGGCTCTCTGTCGTCGAAGTCTTCATCGACGATCCCTCTTCTGATAAGATCACCTTCAAGACTGGCACCGGGCTCTCTGATAGCTTCCCGGTGTCTGCGTTCGATCTGGAAAAgtag